The Anabas testudineus chromosome 11, fAnaTes1.2, whole genome shotgun sequence genome has a segment encoding these proteins:
- the LOC113154055 gene encoding voltage-dependent calcium channel gamma-8 subunit-like, translating to MVWCERGIQVLLTTMGAFAAFSLMTVAIGTDYWLYARAFICNSTANSSQEDSNNKDKKDPGALTHSGLWRICCLEGKAGCVSRNIRNRMCVYVSLCFILRWS from the coding sequence ATGGTGTGGTGTGAGCGAGGCATTCAGGTGCTGCTGACCACCATGGGGGCGTTTGCGGCCTTTTCCCTCATGACTGTGGCTATCGGCACTGACTACTGGCTGTACGCCCGGGCTTTTATCTGCAACAGCACGGCCAACTCCTCCCAGGAGGACTCCAACAACAAGGACAAGAAAGATCCTGGAGCCCTCACTCACTCCGGCCTGTGGAGGATCTGCTGCCTGGAAGGTAAAGCTGGTTGTGTGTCGAGAAACATCAGGAAtcgaatgtgtgtgtatgtgagtttgtgttttatccTGCGCTGGTCATGA
- the LOC113153608 gene encoding voltage-dependent calcium channel gamma-8 subunit-like — MAATPRASLKRGVCSQINHFPDDADYDQDAAEYLLRVVRASSIFPILSAILLLLGGVCVASSSFYKSKRNIILGGGILFVAAGLSNIIGVIVYISAALSDISPKKDEDKKWHYSYGWSFYFGGLSFILAEMVGVLAVNIYIEKNKELRCRSRTDLFKSTTHAVLRLPSYRFRRRSRSSSRSTDPPRSQETSPIGTSKTFSLPPSAPPFSVATLPNPHHTSSGGSGGGGDISMYTLSRDSKLGSLGGGAPPLYGTVDRATLYQLHNYFPKDSSGSGGGGGGAVISSGTLPSHSKSNLAAAAAVAQNAAPLNTSTTAATPTQPAPISTATMERDRGNVGTLDRLTAKRDRDSNSDTLNRKTTPV; from the exons ATGGCAGCCACTCCTCGAGCCA GCTTGAAGCGAGGTGTGTGTTCCCAGATCAATCATTTCCCAGATGACGCCGACTACGACCAAGATGCTGCAGAGTATTTGCTGC GTGTGGTGAGAGCCTCCAGCATCTTCCCCATCCTCAGCGCcatactgctgctgcttggtggagtgtgtgttgcTTCCAGCAGCTTCTACAAGAGCAAAAGGAACATTATTCTAGGTGGAGGGATTCTCTTTGTAGCTGCAG GCCTCAGCAACATCATCGGAGTGATCGTGTACATCTCGGCAGCACTGAGCGACATTTCTCCCAAGAAGGATGAGGATAAGAAGTGGCACTACTCCTACGGCTGGTCCTTCTACTTCGGCGGCCTGTCCTTCATCCTGGCTGAGATGGTGGGTGTCCTCGCCGTCAACATCTACATTGAGAAGAACAAGGAGCTGCGTTGCCGCTCTCGCACTGACCTCTTCAAGAGCACCACACACGCCGTGCTGCGTCTGCCCAGCTACAGGTTCAGACGGCGCTCTCGCTCCAGCTCACGCTCCACTGACCCGCCGCGTTCACAAGAGACCTCGCCCATCGGCACCTCCAAGACCTTCAGCCTTCCACCCTCTGCACCACCGTTCTCTGTGGCTACGCTGCCCAACCCACACCACACTAGCAgcggaggaagtggaggaggcgGCGACATCTCCATGTACACCTTGTCCAGGGACTCCAAGCTCGGCAGCCTGGGAGGTGGCGCCCCACCCCTCTATGGTACGGTGGACCGTGCCACGCTGTACCAGCTCCACAACTACTTCCCTAAAGATTCCAGTGgcagtggtggaggaggaggtggagcagtgatAAGCAGTGGCACGCTCCCATCTCACTCCAAGTCCAACCTGGCAGCGGCAGCAGCTGTTGCCCAGAATGCAGCACCGCTGAATACCTCCACAACAGCTGCCACCCCCACCCAGCCAGCCCCAATATCTACAGCCACCATGGAGAGGGACAGGGGCAACGTAGGAACCCTGGACCGACTGACAGCCAAGAGAGACCGGGATAGCAACTCAGATACACTTAACAGGAAAACTACGCCAGTTTAA
- the LOC113154034 gene encoding voltage-dependent calcium channel gamma-6 subunit-like → MWSTFFLTDEEGRTVTPAATGMVAGGAPGGAAQGAAGLASLMSGRSTFGGNKRRRTTSTGHTMSEAQEGKIKLAFFVAIVGVVLTVLGVGTEFWVELSTPKRFYNNQTCLTAHYGLWKGCTKTLWVADIDPGRDTCGPAELPGESNCTYFKFFTTGENTVMFQKTTQKNLNVAAAMLALFSLFLMAMGAICITMSLSKEILFFLKPASVCFILSGILLLLALVVFHQSLLAFLASDDTVPLDHKLSWSVSCIGCAGAVLVVGGVLFLLLALPHSLWQRCFPQKNSSS, encoded by the exons ATGTGGTCTACCTTTTTTCTGACTGACGAGGAGGGTCGCACGGTGACCCCCGCTGCGACAGGAATGGTGGCAGGCGGTGCGCCAGGAGGAGCTGCTCAGGGTGCAGCAGGTCTGGCCAGCCTGATGAGCGGACGCAGCACATTTGGGGGAAACAAGCGCCGCAGGACGACGTCAACAGGACACACCATGAGCGAGGCCCAGGAAGGAAAG ATAAAGTTGGCGTTCTTCGTGGCCATCGTGGGAGTCGTCCTGACGGTGCTTGGGGTTGGGACAGAGTTCTGGGTGGAGCTGTCAACCCCTAAGAGATTTTATAACAACCag ACATGTCTGACAGCTCACTACGGTCTGTGGAAGGGCTGCACCAAGACCCTGTGGGTGGCTGATATTGACCCAGGGAGAGACACCTGTGGACCTGCTGAACTGCCGGGAG AATCCAACTGCACCTACTTCAAGTTTTTCACCACAGGAGAAAACACTGTGATGTTTCAGAAGACAACACAGAAGA ATCTGAATGTAGCGGCGGCCATGTTGGCTCTGTTCAGCTTGTTCCTGATGGCGATGGGGGCCATATGCATCACTATGTCTCTCAGCAAAGAAATCCTGTTTTTCCTCAAGCCAGCATCAGTCTGCTTTATTTTGTCAG GTATTCTGCTGCTTCTCGCTCTCGTGGTTTTCCACCAGTCACTACTGGCTTTCCTGGCCAGTGACGACACGGTTCCTCTTGACCACAAGCTCTCCTGGTCTGTGTCGTGCATCGGCTGTGCGGGGGCCGTGCTCGTCGTGGGTGGGgtcctcttcctgctgctggCGCTGCCCCACAGCCTCTGGCAGAGATGTTTCCctcagaaaaacagcagcagctag